A genomic window from Acidimicrobiia bacterium includes:
- a CDS encoding threonine/serine dehydratase, whose amino-acid sequence MDTSPPTIDDVRAAADRIAGLVVRTPLVGSPDLDARVGRRVLLKLETLQRTGSFKYRGAMAFLSQLGPEGRANGVAAYSSGNHGQAVAAAAAHYGVPATIVMPADAPAAKTEGTRSRGAEIVSYDRATDDRVEMTRERAGRTGAVIVPPYEHSWTIAGQGTAGLEIAEQCRALAVEDPVVLVPTGGGGLTAGIALALSVDLPRAEVYTVEPEDFDDYARSLGSGERVVVAETAGSICDALLAPTPGAIGFEINRRLVAGSATVSDSEVREAMRFAFETLKLVVEPGGAVGLALALAGRAPGSGPLVVVLSGGNVDPAMVLDRA is encoded by the coding sequence GTGGATACCTCACCGCCGACGATCGACGACGTTCGAGCCGCCGCCGACCGGATCGCCGGCCTCGTGGTGCGCACTCCGCTGGTCGGTTCACCTGACCTCGATGCCCGGGTCGGTCGTCGGGTGCTGCTGAAGCTGGAGACACTGCAGCGCACCGGGTCGTTCAAGTACCGGGGGGCGATGGCCTTTCTCTCGCAGCTGGGGCCGGAGGGTCGGGCCAACGGGGTGGCCGCCTATTCCAGTGGCAACCACGGCCAGGCAGTGGCGGCGGCCGCCGCCCACTACGGCGTCCCGGCGACGATCGTCATGCCGGCCGACGCCCCTGCCGCCAAGACCGAGGGGACCCGGTCCCGAGGCGCCGAGATCGTGTCCTACGACCGGGCCACCGATGACCGGGTCGAAATGACACGTGAGAGGGCAGGACGCACCGGTGCGGTGATCGTCCCCCCGTACGAGCACTCGTGGACCATCGCCGGCCAGGGAACCGCAGGTCTCGAGATCGCCGAACAGTGCCGCGCCCTTGCCGTCGAGGATCCGGTCGTGCTGGTACCCACCGGCGGGGGAGGGCTGACCGCCGGGATCGCCCTGGCCCTCTCCGTCGATCTGCCGCGGGCCGAGGTCTATACGGTTGAGCCGGAAGACTTCGACGACTATGCGCGCTCGCTCGGATCGGGTGAACGGGTCGTCGTTGCCGAAACGGCTGGCTCGATCTGTGACGCCCTGCTGGCGCCCACCCCCGGCGCCATTGGATTCGAGATCAACCGGCGCCTCGTGGCGGGGTCGGCGACCGTCAGCGACTCTGAGGTGCGCGAGGCGATGCGGTTCGCGTTCGAAACGCTGAAGCTGGTGGTCGAGCCCGGGGGGGCGGTCGGATTGGCCCTCGCATTGGCCGGCCGGGCACCAGGTAGCGGCCCCCTGGTGGTGGTGCTTTCCGGCGGCAATGTCGACCCGGCAATGGTGCTCGACCGGGCGTAG
- a CDS encoding thioredoxin domain-containing protein, which translates to MKPPPLAVLALIAIGACSQGSVPAGEVPPLEPTTPSAVRELLASSDRPVVVNVWASWCIPCRSEAPLLRQAAAAHGGEIRFVGIDVRDTQDGARSFIAEFGLTALEHYFDQSGAVPGDLGGRGVPLTFFFRAGGDLVSVHHGVIDERTLALGIDELLLSGSG; encoded by the coding sequence GTGAAGCCGCCCCCGCTCGCCGTTCTCGCACTCATCGCCATCGGGGCATGCAGCCAGGGGTCGGTGCCGGCCGGCGAGGTGCCCCCACTCGAGCCGACCACGCCGAGCGCGGTCCGGGAGCTGCTGGCGTCTTCCGACCGGCCGGTGGTGGTGAATGTCTGGGCATCGTGGTGCATTCCGTGCCGCTCGGAGGCTCCTCTGCTCCGCCAGGCCGCGGCCGCACATGGCGGTGAGATCAGGTTCGTCGGAATCGACGTTCGCGACACCCAGGACGGGGCGCGGTCGTTCATCGCGGAGTTCGGCCTCACCGCGCTCGAGCACTACTTCGACCAGTCCGGCGCCGTCCCGGGTGATCTCGGCGGGCGGGGGGTGCCCCTCACCTTCTTCTTCCGTGCGGGAGGTGACCTGGTCTCCGTCCACCACGGGGTGATCGACGAGCGAACGCTGGCCCTCGGAATCGACGAGCTGCTCCTTTCCGGGAGCGGGTGA
- a CDS encoding prolipoprotein diacylglyceryl transferase family protein, which produces MEFGLLAAVAVAFGSAWAVLRLTVAREERRPAFDRLISAAVVGLVAGRIAAMALAGTNPITRPLDVLIVRGGVDTGFAASAALAWLAFGGRGDLWRSLDAVAPAALAGLAGWHLGCLFSGTCLGTTTSLPWGITATGGMVTRHPTEMYAALAFVAAAALVAAARRQVTIPGILAAATLAAAALIRLATEPMRLGIGTGPEWWYASGIAVGVGIVLYRVVRARRLRRPAPS; this is translated from the coding sequence ATGGAGTTCGGGCTCTTGGCCGCGGTAGCGGTTGCATTCGGGTCGGCCTGGGCAGTCCTCCGGCTCACCGTGGCGAGGGAGGAACGGCGGCCCGCGTTCGACCGCCTGATCTCCGCGGCGGTGGTCGGTCTGGTCGCCGGACGGATCGCGGCGATGGCGCTCGCGGGCACCAATCCGATCACCCGCCCCCTCGACGTCCTCATCGTGCGCGGAGGGGTCGACACCGGTTTCGCCGCGTCGGCGGCGTTGGCCTGGCTCGCCTTTGGCGGGCGAGGCGACCTGTGGAGGAGCCTCGACGCGGTGGCGCCGGCAGCCCTCGCCGGGCTCGCCGGGTGGCACCTCGGATGCCTCTTCTCAGGCACCTGCCTCGGGACCACCACCTCCCTGCCCTGGGGAATCACGGCAACGGGCGGGATGGTGACGCGGCACCCGACCGAGATGTACGCCGCCCTCGCCTTCGTCGCTGCCGCCGCGCTGGTCGCCGCGGCGCGCCGGCAAGTGACAATTCCGGGAATCCTGGCGGCGGCCACGCTTGCGGCCGCAGCTCTCATCCGGCTGGCGACCGAGCCAATGCGGCTCGGGATCGGGACGGGGCCAGAGTGGTGGTACGCGTCCGGGATCGCCGTCGGGGTAGGCATCGTTCTGTATCGGGTGGTGCGCGCCCGCCGGCTGCGACGCCCGGCCCCCTCCTGA
- a CDS encoding ABC transporter ATP-binding protein encodes MPDQHIVDLRGVGVRRSGALILREVNLQVASGEVIGLFGANGSGKSTLLRVLATLERPSAGGGTVLGAALGTDAEEAVRPRVALVAHEPALLANLSLEENLRLFAALGGRASGRVMPALAEVGLAGAAGRRAAICSNGMRRRAEFARVALAEPDLLLLDEAHVGLDVAAGALMERIVDAVTNRGGAVILVSHERERVERLIDRSATLIDGRLEVA; translated from the coding sequence ATGCCCGACCAACACATCGTCGACCTCCGCGGAGTTGGTGTCCGCCGCTCCGGCGCGTTGATCTTGCGTGAAGTGAACCTTCAGGTCGCTTCCGGTGAAGTCATCGGGTTGTTCGGGGCGAACGGGTCGGGTAAATCCACACTGTTGCGGGTGCTGGCGACGCTCGAGCGACCGAGCGCGGGCGGTGGCACGGTGCTCGGCGCCGCCCTCGGCACGGACGCGGAGGAGGCGGTACGCCCCCGCGTCGCCCTCGTCGCCCATGAACCGGCTCTTCTTGCCAACCTCTCCCTGGAGGAGAACCTCCGTCTCTTTGCGGCCCTCGGCGGCCGCGCCTCGGGCCGGGTGATGCCCGCGCTCGCCGAGGTGGGACTAGCCGGGGCGGCAGGGCGACGCGCCGCGATTTGCTCCAACGGCATGAGGCGCCGCGCCGAGTTCGCCCGGGTGGCGCTCGCCGAGCCAGATCTGCTCCTGCTCGACGAGGCCCATGTGGGGCTCGACGTGGCCGCCGGGGCACTGATGGAGCGAATCGTCGACGCTGTCACCAATCGCGGTGGGGCTGTGATCCTGGTGTCGCACGAGCGGGAGCGCGTCGAGCGGCTGATCGACCGGTCGGCGACCTTGATCGACGGCCGGCTGGAGGTCGCGTGA
- a CDS encoding heme exporter protein CcmB, protein MSILRQIAILFRFQLRDEMRTGEVMAVIVPFGAIALLVIPMAVGIETTLLSRIGPGLFWAVVLLFGIVVTQRRTAAASPAHGDALSLLGVDPAARFAATALASAILLLGFQIVTGLVMIVLYDPVIVGWGWLAMVLPLVALGLGMLGTVAGSVAEGRGPLAPLLVAPLAIPILLGAAQASEGLRLGVGILRWIIVLALVDVVLALVGVLTARPLEGTPS, encoded by the coding sequence ATGAGCATCTTGCGGCAGATTGCGATCCTCTTCCGTTTTCAACTGCGCGACGAGATGCGCACCGGCGAAGTGATGGCGGTGATCGTCCCGTTCGGGGCGATCGCCCTGCTGGTGATCCCGATGGCGGTCGGCATCGAGACCACGCTGCTCAGCCGTATCGGCCCGGGCTTGTTCTGGGCAGTGGTGCTGTTGTTCGGCATCGTCGTGACCCAGCGCCGCACCGCGGCGGCGAGCCCGGCTCATGGCGATGCCCTGTCGCTGCTGGGCGTAGACCCGGCGGCTCGGTTCGCCGCCACCGCGCTTGCCAGCGCCATCCTGCTGCTGGGCTTCCAGATCGTCACCGGGCTGGTGATGATCGTCCTGTACGACCCCGTCATCGTGGGCTGGGGTTGGCTGGCGATGGTCCTGCCGTTGGTGGCGCTCGGCCTGGGAATGCTGGGTACCGTCGCCGGATCGGTGGCGGAGGGCCGCGGCCCCCTTGCTCCGCTGTTGGTGGCGCCTCTAGCGATCCCGATTCTTCTCGGCGCCGCCCAGGCCTCGGAAGGCTTGCGGCTTGGGGTCGGTATCCTCCGCTGGATCATCGTGTTGGCACTGGTCGACGTCGTGCTCGCGCTGGTCGGTGTGCTGACCGCCCGCCCCCTGGAAGGGACTCCGAGTTGA
- the ccsA gene encoding cytochrome c biogenesis protein CcsA has protein sequence MRPIEIAAAGTMLTALVAGLVVPPDAVQGDLQRIMYVHVPSAWLAYLAFAVTLVASVAHLVTKRLEWDRRAGASAEVGVVFTGLALATGMIWGKPVWGVWWTWDARLVLTAAMFFVYLAYLGLRRSVDDPVIRGRRTAVFGVVAALQIPLVHFSVIWWRSLHQPPTVLRPGEPQIDPPLLFALLMAVVAFTVLYVALTRRRVELAAAEDRLLTTGGFDESVAGAAVSAPMTGEQR, from the coding sequence TTGAGGCCGATCGAAATCGCAGCAGCCGGAACGATGCTCACCGCGCTGGTTGCCGGTCTCGTGGTGCCTCCGGACGCCGTTCAGGGCGACCTGCAGCGGATCATGTACGTCCACGTGCCCTCTGCCTGGCTGGCGTACCTCGCCTTTGCCGTGACCCTGGTCGCCAGCGTTGCCCACCTGGTCACCAAGCGGCTCGAATGGGATCGGCGCGCCGGGGCCTCGGCGGAGGTCGGCGTGGTGTTCACCGGTCTCGCCCTCGCCACCGGGATGATCTGGGGCAAGCCGGTCTGGGGCGTGTGGTGGACCTGGGACGCCCGACTCGTGCTGACCGCGGCGATGTTCTTCGTCTACCTCGCGTACCTCGGCCTCCGGCGGAGTGTGGACGACCCGGTGATCCGCGGTCGGAGAACGGCGGTGTTCGGCGTCGTCGCTGCCCTGCAGATCCCGCTCGTGCACTTCTCGGTGATCTGGTGGCGCAGCCTTCACCAGCCACCCACGGTGCTGCGACCGGGAGAGCCCCAGATCGATCCGCCGCTCCTCTTCGCTTTGCTGATGGCGGTGGTGGCGTTCACGGTGCTGTACGTGGCGCTGACACGGCGCCGGGTGGAGCTCGCCGCCGCCGAGGACCGACTGCTCACGACCGGAGGCTTCGACGAGTCCGTCGCCGGGGCGGCGGTTTCGGCTCCGATGACCGGGGAACAGCGATGA
- a CDS encoding cytochrome c maturation protein CcmE — protein sequence MRRYRWFIVAGLGLVAVLTGFLVANIGADLVYYRTTSEVVDETDPVGKGRFRLGGQVVPGSIAADATGVQFEVTDGVVTLEVDHRGAPQQLFREGIGVVVEGTWDGSTFHSDSMIIKHDEQYRTEDGGVYTPDSRFPSP from the coding sequence ATGAGGCGGTATCGCTGGTTCATCGTGGCGGGATTGGGGCTGGTGGCGGTGCTGACGGGATTCCTCGTCGCCAACATCGGCGCCGACCTCGTGTACTACCGGACGACTTCGGAAGTCGTCGACGAGACCGACCCGGTGGGAAAAGGTCGCTTTCGCCTCGGCGGCCAGGTGGTGCCGGGCTCGATCGCAGCCGACGCCACCGGCGTCCAATTCGAGGTCACCGACGGGGTGGTGACCCTGGAGGTGGATCATCGTGGGGCTCCGCAGCAACTGTTCCGTGAAGGCATCGGGGTGGTGGTCGAGGGGACGTGGGACGGATCCACGTTTCACTCCGACTCCATGATCATCAAGCACGACGAGCAATACCGCACCGAGGACGGAGGCGTGTACACCCCCGACTCGAGATTCCCCAGCCCGTGA
- a CDS encoding heme lyase CcmF/NrfE family subunit: MIALVGYAGVLVALASAVALVVQGVRSYLDGGAGAADRLRFPVWGLIGGAVIAMGALELALLTDDFSIEYVARNHARGTPLLFTIASAWAALEGSIVLWGLVLAGYAVWVFRSLEDDDPIGATALAVIGAVAIFFFGLMASAANPFTTLAVVPADGLGANPLLQNHILMAIHPPMLYMGYVGMTVPFAFAIAALAAGDGTTAWLERTRRWALVAWSFLTLGVVLGAWWSYEVLGWGGYWAWDPVENASFLPWLTATAFIHSAVVQRRRGMLQAWNVALVIGTFALTILGTFLTRSGVVASVHSFTQSAVGPALLGFLIVILIGGFGLFAARGHLVASTPRLDSLASREGAFLLNNLLLTLFAFVVLLGTIYPMILEAFTGDRVSVGPPWFDRTAIPIGLVLLFAMGIGPIVPYRAARASVVWHRLRSPLQVTAVVSAAVVLLGLRSVTALLTVALATLVVAAIVRNAHVSAKARPHGYLRSLGGLFRADPGFWGGMIAHTGVALVAVAISFSSSFDTRTEITLSAGESAPFDGYTLTYVAPFAREESNRVVIGAEFELYRGTRHLATLHPRLNQYDNQVQAIPTPAVHTGLREDVYLSLVRIEQGTSAVTIDAMRFPLMWMLWLGGLVVVAGGAWSFTAKRRTRDLRPAEVSGV, translated from the coding sequence GTGATCGCCCTTGTCGGCTACGCCGGAGTGCTGGTCGCGCTCGCTTCGGCGGTCGCTCTGGTCGTGCAGGGTGTCAGGTCGTATCTGGATGGCGGCGCCGGAGCCGCAGACCGGCTGCGGTTCCCAGTGTGGGGCCTCATCGGCGGCGCCGTCATCGCCATGGGTGCGCTCGAGTTGGCGTTGCTCACCGACGACTTCTCGATCGAATACGTCGCCCGCAACCACGCCCGGGGGACGCCCCTGCTGTTCACCATTGCCTCCGCCTGGGCCGCCCTCGAGGGAAGCATCGTGCTCTGGGGCCTGGTCCTGGCCGGGTACGCCGTCTGGGTGTTTCGCAGCCTCGAGGACGACGATCCGATTGGTGCCACCGCTCTCGCCGTGATCGGGGCAGTGGCGATCTTCTTCTTCGGGCTGATGGCGTCGGCGGCCAACCCGTTCACGACGTTGGCGGTGGTTCCGGCCGACGGACTCGGCGCCAACCCTCTGCTCCAGAACCACATCCTGATGGCGATCCATCCGCCCATGCTCTACATGGGGTACGTCGGCATGACCGTGCCGTTCGCCTTCGCCATCGCCGCCCTCGCCGCCGGCGACGGGACCACCGCGTGGCTGGAACGGACTCGCCGCTGGGCGCTGGTCGCCTGGTCGTTTCTCACGCTCGGCGTCGTGCTCGGCGCCTGGTGGTCTTATGAGGTGCTGGGGTGGGGCGGTTATTGGGCGTGGGACCCGGTGGAGAACGCGTCATTCCTCCCCTGGCTGACGGCGACCGCCTTCATCCACTCCGCGGTCGTCCAGCGCCGGCGGGGCATGCTCCAGGCGTGGAACGTCGCCCTGGTGATCGGGACGTTCGCCCTCACCATCCTCGGCACGTTCCTCACCCGATCGGGGGTGGTGGCGTCAGTGCACTCCTTCACCCAATCTGCCGTCGGGCCTGCCCTGCTGGGCTTTCTGATCGTGATCCTGATCGGTGGATTCGGCCTCTTTGCCGCCCGGGGTCACCTGGTGGCATCTACCCCGCGCCTCGACTCGCTCGCCAGCCGCGAAGGGGCCTTCCTGCTCAACAACCTGCTGCTCACCCTGTTCGCCTTCGTCGTGCTGCTGGGGACGATCTATCCCATGATCCTCGAGGCGTTCACCGGGGATCGGGTCTCGGTGGGTCCGCCGTGGTTCGACCGCACCGCGATCCCCATCGGCCTGGTGTTGCTGTTTGCGATGGGCATCGGGCCGATCGTCCCTTACCGGGCTGCCCGGGCGAGCGTTGTGTGGCACCGATTGCGAAGCCCGCTTCAGGTGACCGCGGTGGTGTCGGCGGCGGTGGTCCTCTTGGGGCTGCGCTCGGTCACCGCCCTGCTCACGGTGGCCCTGGCGACCCTGGTGGTGGCGGCCATCGTCCGCAATGCCCACGTGTCCGCCAAGGCGCGCCCCCACGGCTACCTGCGTTCGCTCGGTGGACTGTTCCGCGCCGATCCGGGCTTCTGGGGCGGGATGATCGCCCACACCGGAGTGGCGCTCGTGGCAGTGGCCATCTCCTTCTCGTCGTCTTTCGACACCCGTACCGAGATCACCCTCTCGGCAGGCGAGTCGGCACCCTTCGATGGGTACACGCTCACCTATGTCGCCCCGTTCGCGCGGGAAGAATCGAATCGCGTTGTCATCGGCGCCGAATTCGAGCTCTACCGGGGCACTCGCCACCTCGCCACCCTTCACCCCCGCCTCAACCAGTACGACAACCAGGTGCAGGCGATTCCGACGCCGGCGGTCCACACCGGGCTGCGCGAGGACGTCTACCTCAGCCTGGTGCGCATCGAACAGGGCACCAGCGCGGTCACCATTGACGCGATGCGCTTTCCCTTGATGTGGATGCTCTGGCTCGGAGGCCTGGTGGTGGTGGCCGGCGGTGCCTGGTCCTTCACTGCCAAGCGCCGTACCCGCGACCTCAGACCCGCAGAGGTTTCTGGTGTCTGA
- a CDS encoding cytochrome c-type biogenesis protein, producing MSERARTWIALAVIGASLATIGAVLATDEPSPRDRAHALAARLKCPVCDSETIADSPTDLARDLQDLIAEQVADGWTDQEVIDFFVATYGEQVLLDPPTGGRTALLWIAPLVVAAAGVLVIIGRRAKRSTRELTEEERRAVEAAVRGAER from the coding sequence GTGTCTGAGCGGGCTCGCACCTGGATCGCTCTCGCCGTCATCGGCGCCTCGCTGGCCACCATCGGCGCGGTGCTGGCCACCGACGAGCCGTCGCCTCGAGATCGCGCCCATGCACTCGCGGCTCGCCTCAAGTGCCCGGTGTGCGATTCAGAGACCATCGCCGACTCCCCCACCGATCTCGCCCGGGACCTCCAGGACCTGATCGCCGAGCAGGTCGCCGACGGCTGGACGGATCAGGAGGTGATCGACTTCTTCGTCGCCACCTACGGTGAGCAGGTACTGCTCGACCCGCCCACAGGAGGACGCACCGCCCTCCTGTGGATCGCCCCGCTGGTGGTGGCGGCCGCCGGTGTCCTGGTGATCATCGGACGCCGCGCCAAGCGATCGACCCGTGAGCTCACCGAGGAAGAGCGCCGCGCGGTCGAGGCGGCCGTTCGCGGAGCCGAGAGATGA
- a CDS encoding redoxin domain-containing protein yields the protein MSPRFRWIAFTVLGLVVVALMLIFLPRFGSDPLLSDSPLIGKPVPDVTITNIDDDAPIALRSLEGKIVVVNFWAPWCVPCRAEHAVLIAAAEAFASADVQVLGVVYQSDVGDVNRFLDELGRGYPAAMDPGSRAAISFGVRGVPETFFVDPSGIVVAKVTGPVDGPLLTSTLEAILLGESVDSQETGEVQPAP from the coding sequence GTGAGCCCCCGATTTCGCTGGATCGCCTTCACGGTGCTTGGCCTCGTCGTCGTGGCCCTGATGCTGATCTTTCTGCCCCGATTCGGATCGGATCCGCTGCTTTCGGACTCACCCCTGATCGGCAAGCCGGTGCCCGATGTGACCATCACCAACATCGACGACGACGCTCCGATCGCACTCCGCTCGCTGGAGGGGAAGATCGTGGTGGTCAACTTCTGGGCCCCATGGTGCGTGCCGTGCCGTGCGGAGCATGCGGTCCTGATCGCCGCGGCGGAGGCATTCGCTTCGGCCGATGTCCAGGTGCTGGGCGTCGTCTACCAGTCCGATGTCGGGGATGTGAATCGCTTTCTCGACGAGTTGGGACGGGGATACCCCGCGGCCATGGACCCCGGCTCGCGCGCCGCGATCTCGTTCGGCGTCCGCGGCGTCCCTGAGACGTTCTTCGTCGACCCCAGCGGCATCGTGGTGGCCAAGGTCACCGGGCCGGTAGATGGGCCCCTCCTCACCTCGACCCTCGAGGCGATCCTGCTCGGCGAATCGGTCGACAGCCAGGAGACCGGCGAAGTACAGCCGGCTCCGTAG
- a CDS encoding AAA family ATPase — MERISVIGSSGSGKTTVARAVADALGLTYVELDSLFHLPGWQQKPDPEFREEVARLVAGDRWVVDGNYTSHGVADIVWPRADAVVWLDPSRPVVMRRVVGRTLRRVATREELWNGNREPWTNLYSRDPYKNIIVWAWTRFEGTREKYEGRLVDGTWDHLQVVRLRTAGQTKAFLAGLTDRPPAG, encoded by the coding sequence GTGGAGCGCATTTCGGTGATCGGTTCGAGCGGGTCGGGGAAGACGACGGTGGCGCGCGCCGTCGCGGACGCGCTCGGCCTGACCTACGTGGAACTGGACTCACTGTTCCATCTGCCTGGCTGGCAGCAGAAGCCCGACCCTGAATTCCGTGAGGAGGTCGCACGGCTGGTAGCCGGTGACCGGTGGGTGGTCGACGGTAACTACACCAGTCACGGCGTGGCCGACATCGTGTGGCCCCGGGCCGACGCGGTGGTCTGGCTCGACCCCTCCCGCCCGGTGGTCATGCGCCGGGTGGTCGGCCGAACCCTGCGCCGGGTGGCCACGCGCGAGGAGCTGTGGAACGGCAACCGCGAGCCGTGGACTAACCTCTACAGCCGCGATCCCTACAAGAACATCATCGTGTGGGCGTGGACCCGGTTCGAGGGGACCAGGGAGAAGTATGAGGGACGGCTCGTCGACGGCACTTGGGATCATCTGCAGGTGGTCCGGTTGCGTACGGCCGGGCAGACGAAGGCGTTCCTCGCTGGCCTGACGGACCGGCCACCGGCCGGTTAG
- a CDS encoding DUF222 domain-containing protein, with translation MTTTADRPLADFEGEGFSLWGAPVGGLVGAHGRVVRAEAERLAWIGELVASGAYAEAGYLAPLNLLVDRLGVSVGMAQRWISLARSLAEMPVVRGAFGRGELDEPRVRLLAAAREANPVLFAEAEQVLVDSFSGLSMAEFREGVDLWRQNADLDAAEADAEHLRQRRFLNVSPMLDGLVRVDGQLDPVAGETVLTALRSIADPQQLDPTDTRSPGQRRADALTQLCADHLADGDSPISGGFRPQVTVVAPLAALQGLSGGGHLEDCGVISPETLRRIACDAAITRLVVDPDGMPLDVGRTTRVIPPWIRVALNARDQGCVIPGCQSRPRYCDAHHVVHWLHGGDTKTENLCLLCAHHHTMVHEGKTRLPDHVLERAGRLPSRD, from the coding sequence ATGACGACGACTGCGGATCGGCCGCTTGCCGATTTCGAAGGTGAAGGTTTCTCGCTGTGGGGTGCTCCTGTCGGTGGGCTGGTGGGGGCTCATGGGCGGGTGGTCCGGGCGGAGGCTGAGCGGCTTGCCTGGATTGGTGAGCTGGTGGCCTCCGGGGCGTATGCCGAGGCGGGGTATTTGGCGCCGTTGAATCTGTTGGTGGATCGGTTGGGGGTTTCGGTGGGGATGGCGCAGCGGTGGATTTCTTTGGCGCGGTCTTTGGCGGAGATGCCGGTGGTGCGGGGGGCGTTTGGTCGTGGTGAGTTGGATGAGCCGCGGGTGCGGTTGTTGGCTGCGGCCCGGGAAGCCAACCCGGTGCTCTTCGCCGAGGCGGAGCAGGTCCTGGTGGATTCGTTTTCGGGTTTGTCGATGGCGGAGTTCCGGGAGGGAGTGGATCTGTGGCGTCAGAACGCTGATCTCGACGCCGCCGAAGCCGATGCGGAGCATTTGCGGCAGCGGCGGTTTCTGAATGTGTCGCCGATGTTGGATGGGTTGGTGCGGGTGGATGGTCAGTTGGATCCGGTGGCGGGCGAGACGGTGCTCACTGCGTTGCGGTCGATCGCCGATCCCCAACAGCTCGACCCCACTGACACCAGGTCTCCGGGTCAGCGCCGCGCCGATGCGTTGACTCAGTTGTGTGCGGATCATCTCGCCGACGGCGATTCTCCGATCTCAGGTGGTTTCCGTCCCCAGGTGACGGTGGTGGCTCCGTTGGCGGCGCTTCAGGGTCTCAGCGGGGGAGGCCATCTCGAGGATTGTGGGGTGATCAGTCCCGAGACGCTGCGTCGGATCGCCTGCGACGCGGCGATCACCCGCCTGGTGGTCGATCCCGACGGGATGCCGTTGGATGTGGGGCGGACCACCCGGGTGATCCCCCCGTGGATCCGTGTCGCTCTCAACGCCCGGGACCAGGGTTGTGTGATCCCTGGATGCCAGTCCCGGCCACGCTATTGCGACGCTCATCATGTGGTCCATTGGCTCCACGGTGGCGACACCAAGACGGAGAACCTCTGCCTGCTGTGTGCTCACCACCACACGATGGTCCATGAAGGCAAGACCCGACTACCCGACCATGTCCTTGAAAGAGCCGGCCGATTACCCAGCCGGGACTGA
- the arr gene encoding NAD(+)--rifampin ADP-ribosyltransferase, with product MRYYLGTKDDLKLGDLVEPDLSPEIGHVYVTSTLDGASWQGELAPGDGPGRIYEVEPTGRLDEAADAAAPQYPVATKWFRTQDPLRVTGECTNSKGRPRRLYHGTKADLKVGDLIEPGYAPNFGEKDRVTKYVYLTGTVDASIWGAELALADGPGRVYVVEPTGPIMDDPNLTDQKFRGNPTKSYRSQESLRVIGEHTDWDGNCPMR from the coding sequence GTGCGGTACTACCTGGGCACCAAGGACGATCTGAAGCTCGGCGACCTCGTCGAGCCTGATCTTTCCCCAGAAATCGGCCACGTCTATGTGACCAGCACCTTGGATGGCGCATCCTGGCAAGGTGAGCTGGCACCCGGCGACGGTCCCGGCAGGATCTACGAGGTAGAGCCGACCGGGCGCCTCGACGAAGCCGCCGATGCGGCCGCACCTCAGTATCCGGTTGCGACGAAGTGGTTCCGCACTCAGGACCCGCTGCGGGTCACTGGCGAATGCACAAACTCGAAGGGGCGGCCACGGCGGTTGTACCACGGTACGAAGGCTGACCTGAAGGTCGGCGACCTGATCGAACCCGGCTACGCCCCCAACTTTGGCGAAAAGGATCGGGTGACGAAATACGTCTATCTGACCGGCACCGTGGATGCGTCCATCTGGGGAGCGGAACTGGCCCTCGCCGACGGACCCGGAAGGGTCTACGTGGTGGAACCGACCGGCCCGATCATGGACGACCCCAATCTCACGGACCAGAAGTTCCGGGGCAATCCGACGAAGTCCTACCGCTCCCAGGAATCGCTGCGCGTCATCGGCGAGCACACCGATTGGGACGGGAATTGCCCGATGCGGTGA